A window from Vulpes vulpes isolate BD-2025 chromosome 9, VulVul3, whole genome shotgun sequence encodes these proteins:
- the COL7A1 gene encoding collagen alpha-1(VII) chain, giving the protein MRLPLLVAALCAGILAGALRVRAQQRERVTCTRLYAADIVFLLDGSSSIGRGNFREVRGFLEGLVWPFSGAASAQGVRFAAVQYSDDPRTEFGLDALGSGGDVIRAIRELSYKGGNTRTGAAILHVADHVFLPQLARPGVPKVCILITDGKSQDLVDTAAQRLKGQGVKLFAVGIKNADPEELKRVASQPTSDFFFFVNDFSILRTLLPLVSRRVCTTAGGVPVTLPADDLTSGPRDLVLSEAGSQSLRVQWTAASGPVTGYKVQYTPLTGLGQPLPSERREVSVPAGETSTQLQGLRPLTEYQVTVVALYANSIGEAVSGTARTTALEGPELTIQNTTTHSLLVAWRSVPGATGYRVTWRVLSGGVTQQQELGPGQGSVLLRDLEPGTDYEVTVSSLLGRSIGSASSLTARTDASVEQTLRPVILGPTSILVSWNLVPEARGYRLEWRRESGLGVPQKVVLPSDVTRYQLDGLQPGTEYRLTLYTLLEGREVATPATVVPTGPELPVGPVTDLQATELPGQRVRVSWSPVPGATEYRITVRSTQGVERTLVLPGSQTAFDLDDVRAGLSYTVRVSARAGTREGGASILTVRRELEAPLAIPGLRVVASDATRVRVAWGPVPGASGFRISWRTDGGPESSQTLPPESTATDILGLKPGTSYQVAVSALRGREESSPVVIVAQTDPLGPVRTVHVTQTSSSSVTIAWNRVPGATGYRVSWHSGHGPEKSQLVSGEATVAELDGLEPDTEYRVHVRAHVAGVDGTPASVVVRTDPAPVGSVSKLQILNASSDVLRVTWVGVTGATAYRLAWGRSEGGPTRQQMLPGNTDSAEIRGLEGGVSYSVRVTALVGDREGAPVSIVVTTPPEAPPALETLRVVQRGEHSLRLRWRPVPGARGFRLRWRPEAAPGGQEQSRVLGPDLSSYELDGLEPATLYRMWLSVLGPAGEGPPMEVTAYTESLRVPSTELRVVDTSIDSVTLAWTPVSGVSSYILSWRPLGRPGQDIPGASQTLPGISSSQQVTGLEPGISYTFSLTPIREGVRGPEASVTQKPVCPRGLMDVVFLLHTTQDNAHRAEAVKRALERLVSALGPLGPQAVQVGLLSYSHRPSPLFPLNSSYNPDVILQKIHSIPYVDPSGNNLGTAVVTAHRHLLAPDAPGRRQHIPGIMVLLVDEPLRGDIFNPIREAQAAGLKVMILGQAGADPEQLRRLVPGMDPVQTFFAVDDGSSLDQAVSGLATSLCQIGSAIQPQPEPCTVHCPKGQKGEPGEMGLKGQAGPPGPPGLPGRIGVPGPQGPPGGTVAKGERGFPGADGPPGNPGRPGTPGTPGSKGSPGWPGPRGETGERGPRGPKGEPGEPGRVIGGGGPGLPGQKGDPGLPGLPGSRGPLGDPGPRGPPGLPGTAVKGDKGDRGERGPPGPGDGSTAPGEPGLPGLPGNPGPQGPVGPSGEKGEKGDCEDGAPGLPGQPGSPGERGLRGPSGDIGPKGDRGPKGAVGETGEKGERGSPGPVGPQGLPGVAGRPGAEGPEGPPGPVGRRGEKGEPGRPGDPAVGPDGAGAKGEKGDVGPTGPRGAAGVKGERGPPGLVLPGDPGPKGDPGDRGPIGLSGRAGPPGDSGPPGEKGDPGWPGSPGPIGPRGRDGEVGEKGDEGPPGDPGLPGKAGERGLRGAPGARGPVGEKGDQGDPGEDGRNGSPGPSGPKGDRGEPGPPGLPGRLVDSGLGAGEKGEPGDRGQEGPRGPKGDPGPPGASGERGVGGLRGPPGPQGDPGVRGPTGEKGDRGPPGLDGRSGLDGKPGAPGPPGPHGATGKAGDPGRDGLPGLRGEHGPPGPPGPPGIQGKPGEDGKPGLNGKNGEPGDPGEDGRKGEKGDSGAPGREGHDGPKGERGAPGSPGLQGPPGLPGQMGPSGQGFPGVPGNTGPKGDRGDTGPKGEQGLPGERGLRGDPGSVGNVERLLETIGIKTSALREIVETWDESSGSFLPVPERRRGPKGDPGERGPPGKEGPIGFSGERGLKGERGDPGPQGPPGLALGERGPPGPPGLAGEPGKPGIPGLPGRAGGAGEAGRPGERGERGEKGERGEQGRDGPPGLPGPPGPPGPKVAVDEPGPGLSGVQGPPGFKGAKGEPGSDGDQGPKGDRGMPGIKGDRGEPGQKGLDGSPGLPGERGVAGPEGKPGLQGPRGTPGPVGGHGDPGPPGAPGLAGPAGPQGPSGLKGEPGETGPPGRGLPGPTGAVGLPGPPGPSGLVGPQGAPGLPGQVGETGKPGAPGRDGAGGKDGDRGAPGVPGSPGLPGPVGPKGEPGQTGTPGQAVVGPPGAKGEKGAPGGLAGDLVGEPGAKGDRGLPGPRGEKGETGRAGEPGDPGEDGQKGAPGLKGNKGDPGVGVEGPAGPAGLPGVKGDVGPPGSPGAPGVVGFPGQTGPRGEMGQPGPSGERGLAGLPGREGAPGPLGPPGPPGSTGVPGASGPKGDKGDSGMGLPGARGERGEPGVRGEDGRPGQEGPRGLTGPPGSRGERGEKGDAGTSGLKGDKGDAALAMGPPGPRGAKGDMGERGLPGIDGDKGPRGDTGNPGEKGTKGEPGDKGSAGLLGARGLTGPKGEPGAAGIPGDPGSPGKDGTPGVRGDKGDTGFMGPRGLKGERGVKGACGLDGEKGDKGEGGPPGRPGLAGRKGDMGEPGVPGQSGAPGKEGLIGPKGDRGFDGQPGSKGDQGEKGERGPPGIGGFPGPRGNDGSSGPPGPPGSVGPKGPEGLQGQKGERGPPGERMVGAPGAPGTPGERGEQGRPGPAGPRGEKGEAALTEDDIRGFVRQEMSQHCACQGQFIASGSRPLPSYAADTAGPQLPPVPVLRVSHAEEEGQVPPEDDEYEYSEYSVEEYQDPEAPQDGNDPCLLPLDEGSCTAYTLRWYHRAVAGGTEACYPFVYGGCGGNANRFGTREACERRCRPHMVQNQGIGAARS; this is encoded by the exons ATGAGGCTGCCGCTCCTGGTGGCCGCGCTCTGCGCCGGGATCCTGGCAGGGGCGCTCCGAGTGCGggcccagcagagggagagag TGACCTGCACACGCCTTTATGCTGCTGACATCGTGTTCCTACTTGACGGCTCTTCATCCATCGGCCGTGGCAACTTCCGTGAAGTGCGAGGTTTCCTGGAGGGATTGGTGTGGCCCTTCTCTGGGGCGGCCAGTGCACAGGGTGTGCGCTTCGCTGCTGTGCAGTACAGTGATGATCCACG GACAGAGTTTGGCCTCGATGCacttggctcagggggtgatgtGATCCGAGCCATTCGTGAGCTCAGCTACAAGGGTGGCAACACGCGCACAGGGGCTGCAATTCTCCATGTGGCCGACCATGTCTTCCTGCCTCAGCTGGCCCGCCCAGGGGTCCCCAAG gtctGCATCCTCATCACAGATGGGAAGTCCCAGGACCTGGTGGACACAGCTGCCCAGCGGCTCAAGGGGCAGGGCGTCAAGCTGTTTGCTGTGG GAATCAAGAATGCCGACCCCGAGGAGCTGAAGCGAGTTGCCTCACAGCCCACCAGtgatttcttcttcttcgtcAACGACTTCAGTATCCTGAGGACACTGCTGCCCCTTGTTTCCCGGAGAGTGTGTACCACAGCTGGTGGCGTGCCTGTGACCCTGCCTG CTGATGACTTGACCTCTGGTCCACGAGACCTGGTGCTGTCTGAAGCAGGCAGTCAGTCCTTGAGAGTACAGTGGACAGCAGCTAGTGGCCCAGTGACCGGCTACAAGGTCCAGTACACTCCTCTGACAGGGCTGGGACAGCCACTGCCAAGCGAGCGGCGGGAG GTGAGCGTCCCAGCAGGTGAGACCAGCACACAGCTGCAGGGTCTCCGGCCACTGACTGAGTACCAAGTGACTGTGGTAGCCCTCTACGCCAATAGCATCGGGGAGGCTGTGAGCGGGACAGCTCGGACCA CTGCCCTGGAGGGGCCGGAACTGACCATCCAGAATACCACAACCCACAGCCTCCTGGTGGCTTGGCGGAGCGTACCAGGTGCCACTGGCTACCGTGTGACATGGCGGGTCCTCAGTG GCGGTGTCACACAGCAGCAGGagctgggccctgggcaggggtCAGTGTTGCTACGTGACCTGGAGCCTGGCACAGACTACGAGGTGACTGTGAGCAGCCTGCTTGGCCGGAGCATCGGGTCTGCTTCCTCCCTGACTGCCCGCACTG ACGCTTCTGTTGAACAGACCCTGCGCCCGGTCATCCTGGGCCCCACATCCATTCTCGTTTCCTGGAACTTGGTGCCTGAGGCCCGTGGCTACCGGCTGGAATGGCGGCGTGAGAGTG GCTTGGGGGTGCCACAGAAGGTGGTACTGCCCTCTGACGTGACCCGCTACCAGCTGGATGGGCTGCAACCGGGCACTGAGTACCGCCTCACGCTCTACACCCTGCTGGAGGGCCGCGAGGTGGCCACACCTGCAACTGTGGTCCCCACTG GGCCAGAGCTGCCCGTGGGCCCTGTGACAGACCTGCAGGCAACCGAGCTGCCTGGGCAGCGAGTGCGAGTGTCCTGGAGCCCAGTTCCCGGGGCCACCGAGTACCGCATCACTGTGCGCAGCACCCAGG GGGTTGAAAGGACCCTGGTGCTTCCTGGAAGTCAGACAGCCTTTGACTTGGATGATGTCCGGGCCGGACTAAGCTACACTGTGCGGGTGTCTGCTCGAGCGGGTACCCGCGAGGGTGGTGCTAGCATCCTCACTGTCCGCCGGG AACTGGAAGCCCCACTTGCCATCCCAGGGCTACGAGTGGTAGCCTCAGATGCAACACGGGTGAGGGTGGCCTGGGGACCTGTTCCTGGAGCCAGTGGATTTCGGATTAGCTGGAGGACAGACGGTG GTCCGGAGTCCAGCCAGACATTGCCCCCAGAATCCACAGCCACAGATATCCTGGGGCTAAAGCCTGGAACCTCCTACCAGGTGGCTGTGTCAgcactgagagggagagaggagagttCCCCTGTGGTCATCGTGGCTCAAACCG ACCCACTGGGCCCAGTGAGGACTGTCCATGTGACGCAGACCAGCAGCTCATCTGTCACCATCGCCTGGAACAGGGTTCCTGGTGCCACAGGATACAGGGTTTCCTGGCATTCAGGACATG GCCCAGAGAAATCCCAGTTGGTTTCTGGAGAGGCCACGGTGGCTGAGCTGGATGGGCTAGAGCCAGATACTGAGTACAGGGTGCATGTGCGGGCCCATGTAGCTGGTGTGGATGGGACCCCCGCCTCTGTGGTTGTGAGGACAG acCCTGCGCCCGTGGGCAGTGTGTCGAAGCTGCAGATCCTCAATGCTTCCAGTGACGTTCTGCGGGTCACCTGGGTGGGGGTCACTGGAGCCACAGCCTACAGACTGGCCTGGGGCCGCAGCGAGG GTGGCCCCACGAGACAGCAGATGCTCCCGGGAAACACAGACTCCGCAGAAATACGGGGCCTGGAAGGAGGAGTCAGCTACTCTGTGCGAGTGACTGCACTTGTCGGGGACCGTGAGGGCGCGCCGGTCTCCATCGTCGTCACCACGC CGCCTGAGGCTCCGCCAGCCCTGGAGACTCTTCGCGTAGTGCAGCGAGGGGAGCACTCGCTGAGGCTGCGCTGGCGGCCGGTGCCAGGGGCGCGGGGCTTCCGTCTGCGGTGGCGACCCGAGG CTGCCCCAGGTGGCCAGGAGCAGTCTCGGGTCCTGGGGCCTGATCTCAGCAGCTATGAACTGGATGGGCTAGAACCAGCAACCCTATATCGCATGTGGCTGAGCGTTTTGGGGCCGGCTGGAGAAGGGCCCCCCATGGAAGTGACTGCATACACCG AGTCACTCCGTGTCCCAAGTACTGAACTGCGTGTGGTGGACACTTCAATTGACTCAGTGACTCTGGCTTGGACCCCAGTGTCTGGAGTATCCAGCTACATCCTGTCCTGGCGGCCACTTGGACGCCCTGGCCAAG ACATCCCTGGGGCCTCACAGACACTTCCAGGGATCTCGAGCTCCCAGCAGGTGACAGGGCTAGAGCCTGGCATCTCTTATACCTTCTCTCTGACACCCATCCGGGAGGGTGTACGGGGTCCTGAGGCCTCTGTCACACAGAAACCAG TGTGTCCCCGTGGCCTGATGGATGTGGTGTTCCTGCTGCACACCACTCAGGACAATGCTCATCGTGCAGAGGCTGTAAAGCGAGCCCTGGAGCGTCTGGTGTCTGCACTTGGGCCTCTTGGGCCACAGGCAGTCCAG gttGGCCTCCTATCCTACAGTCATCGGCCCTCCCCACTGTTCCCGCTGAATAGCTCCTACAATCCTGACGTCATCCTGCAGAAGATCCACAGCATCCCCTATGTGGACCCAAGCGGGAATAACTTGG GCACTGCAGTGGTTACTGCTCACAGACACCTATTAGCACCAGATGCTCCTGGGCGCCGCCAGCACATACCAGGGATAATGGTTTTGCTAGTAGATGAGCCCTTGAGAGGTGATATCTTCAACCCTATCCGTGAGGCCCAGGCTGCTG GGCTCAAAGTGATGATATTGGGCCAGGCCGGAGCTGACCCAGAACAGTTGCGTCGCTTGGTGCCAGGCATGGATCCTGTCCAGACTTTCTTTGCTGTGGATGATGGTTCAAGCTTGGACCAGGCAGTCAGTGGCTTGGCAACATCCCTGTGTCAGATAGGCTCCGCCATTCAG CCACAGCCAGAGCCATGCACAGTGCATTGTCCAAAG GGCCAGAAGGGGGAACCTGGAGAGATG GGCCTGAAAGGACAAGCAGGGCCTCCTGGCCCCCCCGGCCTCCCG ggCAGGATTGGTGTTCctggcccccaggggccccctggTGGTACCGTTGCAAAGGGTGAGAGG GGCTTCCCTGGGGCAGATGGGCCTCCAGGCAACCCTGGCCGCCCTGGGACTCCTGGAACCCCTGGCTCCAAG GGCTCCCCAGGGTGGCCTGGTCCTCGTGGAGAAACA GGAGAACGAGGACCTCGAGGCCCGAAGGGGGAGCCG GGAGAGCCTGGACGAGTCATTGGAGGTGGTGGCCCAGGgcttcctgggcagaaaggggACCCTGGACTTCCA GGCCTCCCTGGATCCCGTGGCCCATTGGGGGACCCAGGACCCCGTGGTCCCCCAGGACTCCCTGGAACAGCTGTGAAG GGTGATAAAGGTGATCGTGGGGAGCGG GGCCCCCCAGGACCAGGTGATGGCAGCACTGCTCCAGGGGAGCCTGGGCTGCCG GGTCTTCCTGGAAACCCTGGACCCCAAGGCCCAGTTGGCCCctcaggagagaaaggagaaaag GGTGACTGTGAGGATGGagccccaggcctcccaggacAACCTGGTAGCCCGGGTGAGCGG GGCCTACGAGGACCTTCTGGAGACATTGGCCCCAAA GGTGATAGAGGACCCAAAGGAGCTGTGGGTGAGACTGGAGAGAAG GGTGAACGTGGATCCCCTGGCCCAGTGGGACCCCAG GGGCTGCCTGGAGTGGCTGGACGTCCTGGAGCCGAGGGGCCCGAA GGGCCACCGGGACCTGTTGGCCGCCGAGGAGAGAAG GGGGAACCTGGTCGGCCCGGGGACCCTGCAGTG GGACCTGATGGGGCcggggcaaaaggagagaag GGAGATGTGGGGCCCACTGGGCCCAGAGGAGCTGCAGGAGTCAAAGGGGAGAGG GGTCCACCTGGCTTGGTTCTTCCTGGAGACCCTGGCCCCAAGGGAGACCCTGGAGACCGG GGTCCCATTGGCCTCTCCGGTAGAGCAGGACCCCCA GGTGACTCAGGGCCTCCTGGAGAGAAGGGAGACCCTGGGTGGCCTGGCTCCCCAGGACCTATCGGACCCCGAGGACGAGAT GGTGAAGTTGGAGAGAAAGGTGACGAGGGCCCCCCG GGTGACCCAGGTTTGCCTGGAAAAGCTGGCGAGCGTGGCCTTCGG GGTGCGCCTGGAGCTCGGGGCCCAGTGGGTGAGAAGGGAGACCAAGGAGATCCTGGAGAGGATGGACGAAAC ggcagccctggaCCATCTGGACCCAAGGGTGACCGTGGGGAGCCA GGTCCCCCTGGACTCCCTGGACGGCTG GTGGACTCAGGACTTGGAGCTGGAGAGAAG GGAGAGCCTGGGGACCGTGGACAGGAGGGTCCTCGAGGACCCAAGGGTGACCCAGGCCCCCCTGGAGCCTCTGGGGAGAGG GGTGTCGGTGGACTTCGGGGGCCCCCAGGGCCTCAG GGGGACCCAGGTGTCCGAGGCCCAAcaggagagaag ggTGACCGAGGTCCACCTGGCCTGGATGGCCGTAGTGGGCTAGATGGGAAACCAGGAGCCCCTGGCCCCCCTGGACCACAT GGTGCTACAGGcaaagctggagacccagggagagaT GGGCTTCCGGGCCTCCGAGGAGAACATGGCCCCCCTGGCCCCCCTGGCCCCCCTGGAATCCAG GGAAAGCCAGGAGAAGACGGCAAGCCTGGCCTGAATGGGAAAAAT GGAGAACCTGGGGACCCTggagaagatggaaggaag GGAGAGAAGGGAGATTCAGGCGCCCCTGGGAGAGAA GGTCACGATGGTCCCAAGGGTGAACGTGGAGCTCCTGGTAGCCCTGGACTCCagggccccccaggcctcccagggcagATGGGCCCTTCTGGCCAG GGTTTCCCTGGGGTTCCAGGAAACACAGGCCCTAAG GGTGACCGTGGGGACACCGGACCCAAAGGGGAACAG GGCCTCCCTGGAGAGCGTGGCCTGAGAGGAGATCCTGGAAGTGTGGGG AATGTGGAGCGGTTGCTGGAAACTATTGGCATCAAG ACGTCTGCCCTGCGGGAGAttgtggagacctgggatgagagCTCTGGCAGCTTCCTGCCCGTGCCAGAACGACGCCGTGGCCCTAAGGGGGACCCAGGCGAGCGGGGCCCCCCAGGCAAGGAG GGCCCCATTGGCTTTTCTGGAGAACGTGGGCTGAAGGGAGAGCGTGGAGATCCAGGCCCACAGGGGCCACCAGGCCTGGCCCTTGGAGAAAGGGGCCCCCCTGGACCTCCTGGCCTTGCAGGGGAGCCTGGAAAGCCTGGCattcctgggctcccaggccgggctgggggcgcgggggaggCAGGAAGACCAGGAGAGAGG GGAGAacggggagagaaaggagaacgTGGGGAACAG GGCAGAGatggccctcctggcctccctggaCCTCCTGGCCCCCCTGGCCCCAAG GTGGCTGTGGATGAGCCAGGTCCTGGACTCTCTGGAGTTCAAGGACCTCCTGGATTCAAGGGCGCAAAG GGGGAGCCAGGCAGTGACGGCGACCAAGGCCCCAAGGGAGACAGG GGTATGCCAGGCATCAAGGGAGACCGGGGAGAGCCTGGACAGAAGGGGCTCGATGGCAGCCCG GGTCTACCAGGAGAGCGTGGTGTGGCTGGACCTGAAGGGAAGCCA GGTTTGCAAGGTCCGAGGGGGACCCCTGGCCCAGTG GGTGGCCATGGAGACCCTGGCCCCCCCGGTGCCCCG GGTCTTGCTGGCCCCGCAGGACCCCAGGGTCCTTCTGGCCTGAAG GGGGAGCCTGGAGAGACAGGACCACCAGGACGG ggcctgcctggacccaCTGGAGCTGTAGGACTTCCCGGTCCTCCTGGCCCTTCAGGCCTGGTG GGTCCTCAGGGGGCACCAGGTTTGCCTGGACAAGTG GGGGAGACAGGAAAGCCAGGAGCCCCAGGTCGTGATGGTGCTGGTGGAAAAGATGGAGACAGAGGAGCTCCTGGTGTGCCG GGGTCACCTGGCCTGCCTGGCCCTGTTGGACCTAAAGGAGAGCCTGGACAAACGGGGACTCCCGGACAG GCTGTGGTCGGGCCCCctggagcaaagggagagaag GGAGCCCCTGGAGGCCTTGCTGGAGACCTGGTGGGAGAGCCG GGAGCCAAAGGTGACCGAGGACTGCCAGGGCCTCGGGGTGAGAAG GGTGAAACTGGCCGTGCAGGGGAGCCTGGAGACCCTGGGGAGGAT GGTCAGAAGGGGGCTCCTGGACTCAAGGGTAATAAG GGGGACCCAGGAGTCGGGGTTGAGGGACCCGCCGGGCCAGCTGGTCTTCCAGGTGTGAAG GGAGATGTGGGCCCCCCCGGATCCCCCGGGGCTCCTGGTGTTGTTGGATTCCCTGGTCAGACAGGCCCTCGAGGAGAGATGGGTCAGCCAGGCCCCAGTGGAGAGCGG GGTCTGGCCGGTCtcccagggagagagggagccccGGGTCCCTTGGGACCACCTGGACCACCAGGGTCAACG GGAGTGCCCGGGGCCTCTGGACCCAAAGGAGACAAG GGAGACTCTGGAATGGGGCTGCCGGGGGCCCGGGGTGAGCGTGGGGAGCCAGGTGTCCGG GGTGAAGATGGCCGTCCCGGCCAGGAGGGACCCCGAGGACTCACG GGGCCCCCAGGAAGCCGGGGGGAACGTGGGGAGAAG GGTGATGCTGGGACCTCAGGGCTAAAGGGTGACAAG GGTGACGCAGCCTTAGCCATGGGGCCTCCAGGGCCACGGGGTGCCAAGGGGGACATG GGTGAACGAGGGCTTCCAGGCATAGATGGTGACAAAGGACCTCGCGGAGACACTGGGAACCCTGGAGAGAAG GGCACCAAAGGAGAGCCTGGTGACAAGGGTTCAGCCGGGTTGCTGGGAGCTCGTGGACTCACTGGACCCAAG GGTGAGCCTGGTGCCGCAGGGATCCCAGGAGACCCG ggatccccaggaaaggATGGAACCCCTGGTGTCCGAGGAGACAAAGGAGATACTGGCTTCATGGGCCCCAGGGGCCTCAAG GGTGAACGAGGGGTAAAGGGGGCCTGTGGCCTCGATGGAGAGAAGGGAGATAAG GGAGAAGGTGGTCCCCCAGGCCGCCCTGGGCTGGCAGGACGTAAGGGAGATATG GGGGAGCCAGGTGTGCCGGGCCAGTCGGGGGCCCCTGGGAAGGAGGGCCTGATTGGTCCCAAG GGTGATCGAGGCTTTGATGGGCAGCCAGGATCCAAGGGTGaccagggagagaaaggggagcgG GGGCCCCCAGGAATTGGGGGCTTCCCAGGTCCTAGGGGCAATGATGGCTCTAGTGGTCCTCCTGGGCCACCTGGCAGTGTCGGTCCCAAAGGCCCAGAAGGACTTCAGGGCCAGAAG GGTGAGCGAGGTCCCCCTGGAGAGAGAATGGTGGGTGCCCCTGGAGCCCCTGGGACccctggagagagaggagaacag GGGCGGCCAGGGCCCGCTGGCCCCcgtggagagaagggagaagctgCGTTAACA GAGGATGACATTCGAGGCTTTGTGCGCCAGGAGATGAGTCAACATTGCG CCTGCCAGGGCCAGTTTATTGCCTCTGGATCAC GACCCCTCCCTAGCTATGCTGCAGACACTGccggcccccagctcccccctgTGCCTGTGCTCCGGGTTTCTCATGCAGAGGAGGAAG GCCAGGTACCCCCTGAGGATGATGAGTATGAATACTCTGAGTACTCCGTGGAGGAATACCAGGACCCTGAAGCTCCTCAGGATGGCAATG ACCCCTGCTTGCTTCCACTGGACGAGGGCTCCTGTACTGCCTACACTCTGCGCTGGTACCATCGGGCTGTGGCAGGTGGCACAGAGGCCTGTTATCCCTTTGTCTATGGTGGCTGTGGAGGGAATGCCAATCGTTTTGGGACCCGGGAGGCCTGTGAGCGCCGGTGCCGGCCCCACATGGTCCAGAACCAGGGAATAG GTGCTGCCCGGAGCTGA
- the UCN2 gene encoding urocortin-2 encodes MTRWALLVLMVLTSGRALLVTGTPSPAFQLLPQNPPQAAPCPVTSESTTATTTGPSTAWGHPSPGPRSGPRIVLSLDVPIGLLQILLEQARARASREQAATNARILAQVGRR; translated from the coding sequence ATGACCAGGTGGGCTTTGCTGGTGCTGATGGTCCTGACATCGGGCAGAGCCCTGCTGGTCACTGGGACCCCTAGCCCAGCCTTCCAGCTCCTCCCTCAGAACCCTCCCCAGGCTGCTCCCTGTCCTGTGACCTCGGAGAGCACTACAGCCACCACCACAGGCCCCTCCACTGCTTGGGgccaccccagccctggccctcgCTCGGGCCCCCGCATCGTCCTCTCGCTGGATGTCCCCATTGGCCTCCTGCAGATCTTATTGGAGCAGGCCCGGGCCAGAGCTTCGAGGGAGCAGGCCGCCACCAACGCTCGCATCCTGGCCCAGGTTGGCCGCCGCTGA